From the genome of Paludisphaera rhizosphaerae, one region includes:
- a CDS encoding Rne/Rng family ribonuclease → MKKEMLINVLQPEECRIAIIENGVLEELYVERTSHESYTGNIYKGKIVNLEPAIQAAFVDFSVGRNGFLHVSDVEAQYYDRHGASADDEGDDFEPPAPPRSREPSRDRDREPRRRDRDRDRDRERPDLSVKGRRDRSESPRNFGEGLVEGHDDDFTPPPPPEAHREPAFEDEDRGRGREAGPTSWSKSTEYDRDVESDPLESRWGRTSRRDEPEPAEADLPPNRTARRQSPTPPAEPEPDLGLGFERDDRGRPRSLFGDHEPAVARGRGPAREVEREPLPEREPEREDSFEPAPSPSRRERPRRGNGRGRASRPPVPEEETLEPVEFEAPSPVSDEEPSDFGSEAPPRRRGGRAAIRSRGGDRPDLRPREVVPTTPPPAAEPPAPPSRRTRPAAEIESPYRSPAEPEVERERDRERPERPSRQRAHDRAGEPGYVPRRERLKTSDYDFGDQPAPRGYEPPEDDVRGFGAGVEEEVEAEAEAEGEGETESGTGRSEGRTRRRRRRGRRRDRERPESLETPSTADESADVADEEEEVSFREPARRRPSSRLEREDVDVFDDLIGDADDLHDHDHDDAPPAVEEEIDPELEQEIRKEIEEIEVLEREMGLRGPVEARPHRGEGRGGRGASKPPIQEVFRRGDEVLVQCIKESIGTKGPTLSTYISIPGRYLVLMPGLNRVGVSRKIVDEGQRRKLREIMHELNPPKGLGFIVRTAGLERSKRELARDLAYLLRLWKVILRRIKKTKGPAPIYQESDMITRTIRDVFTSEIDTIWIDEPAAFERAQEFLRVVMPRFANRVKLYDEKIPLFHKYGIEDEIAKIQRRHVPLPEGGSIVIDQTEALVAIDVNSGNFRVEDDAERTAYEMNLRAAKEIARQLRLRDLGGVIVNDFIDMREERHRRGVERALREAIKRDRARTKVLRMSAFGLIEMTRQRIRPSLKRSVYEDCPNCNGAGVVKSAESMAIDVMRIIALASHREDVRKIQVTVGSAVATYLNNRKRKAIARIEAETGMSVMINFKEGVAAEHLQIECFDANNGEVRVMPSPSAGHHHHRRGH, encoded by the coding sequence ATGAAGAAAGAAATGCTGATCAACGTGCTCCAGCCGGAGGAGTGCCGGATCGCCATCATCGAGAACGGCGTGCTGGAAGAGCTCTACGTTGAGCGCACCAGCCACGAGAGCTATACCGGCAATATCTACAAAGGCAAGATCGTCAACCTGGAGCCGGCCATCCAGGCCGCGTTCGTCGACTTCTCGGTCGGCCGCAACGGCTTTCTCCACGTCTCCGACGTCGAGGCCCAGTACTACGACCGCCACGGCGCCTCCGCCGACGACGAAGGGGACGACTTCGAGCCCCCCGCCCCGCCCCGCTCCCGCGAACCCTCGCGTGATCGCGACCGCGAGCCCCGCCGCCGTGATCGGGACCGCGATCGTGATCGCGAACGGCCCGATCTGTCCGTGAAGGGACGCCGCGACCGTTCGGAGTCGCCGCGCAACTTCGGCGAGGGACTCGTCGAGGGCCACGACGACGACTTCACCCCGCCGCCGCCCCCCGAAGCCCATCGCGAGCCCGCCTTCGAGGACGAGGACCGCGGACGAGGCCGCGAGGCGGGCCCGACCTCCTGGTCCAAGTCGACCGAATACGACCGCGACGTTGAGAGCGATCCGCTCGAATCGCGGTGGGGACGAACCTCTCGCCGCGACGAGCCCGAGCCGGCCGAGGCCGACCTTCCCCCGAACCGCACCGCCCGTCGGCAGTCGCCGACGCCGCCGGCCGAGCCCGAGCCCGACCTGGGACTCGGCTTCGAGCGCGACGACCGCGGCCGTCCCCGCTCCCTGTTCGGCGACCACGAACCGGCCGTCGCCCGCGGCCGCGGCCCGGCGCGCGAGGTCGAGCGCGAGCCCCTGCCCGAGCGCGAGCCGGAGCGCGAGGACTCGTTCGAGCCGGCTCCGTCGCCCTCCCGTCGCGAACGGCCTCGCCGAGGCAACGGCCGCGGCCGGGCCTCGCGTCCGCCGGTCCCCGAAGAGGAGACGCTCGAACCCGTCGAGTTCGAGGCCCCCTCGCCCGTCTCGGACGAAGAACCTTCCGACTTCGGCTCCGAGGCCCCGCCGCGACGCCGAGGCGGCCGGGCGGCGATCCGTTCCCGGGGCGGCGACCGTCCCGACCTGCGTCCCCGCGAGGTCGTCCCGACCACCCCGCCGCCGGCCGCTGAGCCTCCGGCTCCCCCCTCGCGGCGGACCCGGCCAGCCGCCGAGATCGAATCCCCTTACCGCTCGCCCGCCGAACCCGAGGTCGAACGCGAGCGCGACCGCGAACGGCCCGAGCGGCCGAGCCGGCAGCGAGCCCACGACCGCGCCGGCGAGCCCGGCTACGTCCCCCGCCGCGAACGCCTGAAGACGTCCGACTACGACTTCGGCGACCAGCCCGCCCCCCGCGGCTACGAGCCCCCCGAAGACGACGTCCGCGGCTTCGGCGCGGGAGTCGAGGAAGAGGTTGAGGCCGAGGCCGAGGCCGAGGGCGAAGGCGAAACCGAGTCTGGGACGGGCCGTTCCGAGGGCCGCACCCGCCGTCGCCGCCGCCGCGGCCGTCGCCGCGATCGCGAGCGTCCGGAGAGCCTCGAAACGCCGTCCACGGCCGACGAGTCGGCCGACGTCGCCGACGAAGAAGAAGAGGTCTCGTTCCGCGAGCCCGCCCGCCGTCGCCCCAGCAGCCGCCTGGAACGCGAAGACGTCGACGTCTTCGACGACCTGATCGGCGACGCCGACGACCTCCACGATCACGACCACGACGACGCCCCGCCGGCCGTCGAGGAGGAGATCGACCCCGAGCTGGAGCAGGAGATCCGCAAGGAGATCGAGGAGATCGAGGTTCTGGAGCGCGAGATGGGCCTGCGCGGCCCCGTCGAAGCCCGCCCCCATCGCGGCGAGGGCCGAGGCGGCCGAGGCGCGTCCAAGCCTCCCATCCAGGAGGTCTTCCGCCGCGGCGACGAGGTCCTCGTCCAGTGCATCAAGGAGAGCATCGGCACCAAGGGGCCGACCCTCTCCACCTACATCAGCATCCCCGGGCGTTACCTCGTCCTGATGCCGGGGCTCAACCGCGTCGGCGTCTCGCGCAAGATCGTCGACGAGGGCCAGCGCCGCAAGCTCCGCGAGATCATGCACGAGCTGAACCCGCCCAAGGGGCTCGGCTTCATCGTCCGGACCGCCGGCCTGGAGCGGTCCAAGCGCGAGCTGGCCCGCGACCTGGCCTACCTGCTGCGGCTCTGGAAGGTCATCCTCCGCCGCATCAAGAAGACCAAGGGCCCGGCCCCGATCTACCAGGAATCGGACATGATCACCCGGACCATCCGGGACGTCTTCACGTCCGAGATCGACACCATCTGGATCGACGAGCCGGCCGCCTTCGAGCGGGCTCAGGAGTTCCTCCGCGTGGTGATGCCTCGGTTCGCCAACCGGGTCAAGCTCTACGACGAGAAGATCCCCCTCTTCCACAAGTACGGGATCGAGGACGAGATCGCCAAGATCCAGCGCCGGCACGTCCCGCTGCCGGAAGGCGGCTCGATCGTCATCGACCAGACCGAGGCCCTCGTCGCCATCGACGTCAACTCGGGCAACTTCCGGGTCGAGGACGACGCCGAGCGCACGGCCTACGAGATGAACCTGCGGGCCGCCAAGGAGATCGCCCGGCAGCTCCGGCTGCGTGACCTCGGCGGAGTCATCGTCAACGACTTCATCGACATGCGTGAAGAGCGCCACCGTCGGGGCGTCGAACGGGCTCTCCGCGAGGCCATCAAGCGCGATCGGGCCCGCACCAAGGTGCTCCGCATGAGCGCCTTCGGCCTGATCGAGATGACCCGCCAGCGGATCCGGCCCAGCCTGAAGCGGTCGGTGTACGAGGACTGCCCGAACTGCAACGGCGCCGGCGTCGTCAAGTCGGCCGAGAGCATGGCAATCGACGTCATGCGGATCATCGCCCTGGCCTCGCACCGCGAGGACGTGCGGAAGATCCAGGTCACCGTCGGCTCCGCCGTCGCGACCTACCTCAACAACCGTAAGCGGAAGGCGATCGCCCGGATCGAGGCCGAAACCGGCATGTCCGTGATGATCAACTTCAAGGAAGGCGTCGCCGCGGAGCACCTCCAGATCGAGTGCTTCGACGCCAACAACGGCGAGGTCCGGGTCATGCCGAGCCCCTCCGCCGGCCACCATCACCACCGCCGCGGCCACTAA
- a CDS encoding TIGR03936 family radical SAM-associated protein: protein MTPAVKVRLRFAKRGDLRLTSHHDLLRCLERTIRRAAVPIASSQGFSPRPKITFALAMALGIEGLSEIVDLELTEPTDPDALKGRLAAASPPGIEWLEAGALESSASAPRPAWAEYEIPIPGPRRASLAAALDALLRSESRIITRQRPDRKRDVVLDMRPLLLAAELTEDGTLRIRLKTSSDGSVRPEEVLECLEVRDLLEEGAFLTRTRVELAD, encoded by the coding sequence ATGACTCCAGCCGTCAAGGTCCGTCTCCGGTTCGCCAAACGCGGCGACCTCCGCCTGACCAGCCACCACGACCTTCTGCGCTGCCTTGAGCGGACGATCCGCCGCGCGGCCGTGCCGATCGCGTCGTCACAGGGCTTTTCGCCCCGCCCCAAGATCACCTTCGCTCTGGCGATGGCCCTGGGAATCGAGGGTCTAAGCGAGATCGTCGATCTGGAACTGACCGAGCCGACCGACCCCGACGCGCTGAAGGGCCGCCTGGCCGCCGCCTCCCCTCCGGGGATCGAATGGCTGGAGGCCGGGGCGCTGGAATCCTCCGCGTCCGCTCCTCGTCCCGCGTGGGCCGAGTATGAGATCCCCATCCCCGGGCCGCGCCGGGCCTCCCTGGCCGCCGCCCTCGACGCCCTTTTGCGGTCTGAAAGCCGCATCATCACCCGGCAGCGACCGGATCGGAAGCGCGACGTCGTCCTTGACATGCGACCGCTCCTGCTCGCCGCCGAACTGACCGAAGACGGGACTCTCCGCATCCGACTGAAGACGTCCTCCGACGGCTCGGTCCGCCCCGAAGAGGTGCTCGAATGCCTGGAAGTCCGCGACCTTCTCGAAGAAGGCGCCTTCCTGACGCGCACCCGCGTGGAGCTGGCCGACTGA
- the ptsP gene encoding phosphoenolpyruvate--protein phosphotransferase, giving the protein MTLGVEGSSLNRGVRPHESPTPGDSAASEPAEQVLRGIGVSPGIAIGPVMVLDRRGLRLPPRRVAPEAVPGEIARLEAALAAAAAEGAEAEAEARSRLGRQYADILAAHAAMIQDPQLKADAHARIERLQISAEHAVIEVLEAHASRLENLSDSHLAARAADVRDIEARIVAQLAGGRPASFQDELETPSLVLTHDLTPSDAAQLDPTRVLGFATEAGGRASHTAIVAAALEIPAVVGLGPALDHARSTRLAIVDGEQGVVILDPSPETLARHRAAAEERTARYRTLSAETGLPATTVDDVEIGLYANIEFIDEAAASRKWGAAGVGLFRTEFLYLRSPAPPSEDEQFAAYAEAVQTQEGRPVVIRTLDLGADKLAPHLGVDAGVEANPALGLRSLRFSLRRPELFRTQLRAILRASALGDVRVLLPLVTTLNELRQARAILDEVAAELRAEGRPLREALPLGLMVEVPAAAIMADRFAKEVDFFSIGTNDLIQYALAVDRTNETVADLYSAADPAVLRLIAGVVEAASAQGIPCGVCGSMGGELLFTILLLGLGVRELSMPPHQLPEVRRLIRGVRLEQARAVAAEALRLDTAAEVVALLESALRPAETAAAAPAG; this is encoded by the coding sequence ATGACCCTGGGGGTCGAAGGCTCATCGCTGAACCGGGGCGTCCGACCGCACGAGTCGCCGACTCCCGGCGATTCGGCCGCTTCCGAGCCGGCCGAACAGGTGCTGCGGGGCATCGGCGTGAGCCCGGGCATCGCCATCGGCCCGGTCATGGTGCTGGACCGTCGCGGCCTGCGTCTCCCCCCCCGAAGGGTTGCGCCGGAAGCCGTCCCCGGCGAGATCGCCCGCCTCGAAGCGGCGCTCGCGGCCGCCGCCGCCGAGGGTGCCGAGGCCGAGGCCGAGGCCCGCAGCCGGCTGGGCCGTCAGTACGCCGACATCCTCGCGGCGCACGCGGCGATGATCCAGGATCCGCAGCTCAAGGCCGACGCCCACGCTCGGATCGAACGACTGCAGATCTCGGCGGAGCACGCGGTCATCGAGGTGCTCGAGGCCCACGCCTCACGCCTGGAGAACCTCAGCGACTCCCACCTGGCCGCCCGCGCCGCCGACGTCCGCGACATCGAGGCGCGGATCGTCGCCCAGCTCGCCGGAGGCCGGCCGGCCTCGTTTCAGGACGAGCTGGAAACTCCCTCGCTGGTGCTGACCCACGATCTGACCCCCAGCGATGCGGCCCAACTCGACCCGACGCGGGTCCTGGGCTTCGCCACCGAGGCCGGCGGCCGGGCGAGCCACACGGCGATCGTCGCCGCGGCGCTCGAGATCCCGGCCGTGGTCGGCCTGGGTCCGGCCCTCGACCACGCCCGCTCGACCCGGCTGGCGATCGTCGACGGCGAACAGGGCGTCGTCATCCTCGACCCGTCGCCCGAGACCCTGGCCCGCCACCGAGCCGCGGCCGAGGAGCGGACGGCCCGCTACCGGACCCTCTCCGCCGAGACGGGCCTGCCGGCGACGACGGTCGACGACGTTGAAATCGGCCTGTACGCCAACATCGAGTTCATCGACGAGGCCGCCGCCAGTCGCAAGTGGGGGGCCGCCGGCGTCGGCCTCTTCCGCACGGAGTTCCTGTACCTTCGCTCTCCCGCCCCCCCCAGCGAGGACGAGCAGTTCGCCGCCTACGCCGAGGCGGTCCAAACCCAGGAAGGCCGCCCGGTCGTCATCCGGACGCTCGACCTGGGGGCCGACAAGCTGGCCCCCCACCTGGGCGTTGACGCAGGGGTCGAGGCCAATCCCGCCTTGGGTCTGCGCAGCCTGCGGTTCTCGCTCCGTCGCCCGGAGCTGTTCCGAACCCAGCTCCGCGCCATCCTGCGGGCCTCGGCCCTGGGGGACGTCCGCGTGCTGCTGCCGCTCGTCACCACCCTGAATGAGCTGCGCCAGGCTCGCGCCATCCTCGACGAGGTGGCCGCCGAGCTTCGCGCCGAGGGCCGCCCGCTTCGCGAGGCCCTGCCGCTGGGGCTCATGGTGGAAGTGCCGGCCGCCGCGATCATGGCCGACCGATTCGCAAAGGAGGTGGATTTCTTCTCCATCGGGACCAACGACCTGATTCAGTACGCGCTGGCCGTCGACCGCACCAACGAGACCGTCGCCGACCTCTACAGCGCCGCCGATCCCGCCGTCCTCCGCCTGATCGCCGGGGTCGTCGAGGCCGCATCGGCGCAGGGGATCCCCTGCGGCGTCTGCGGCTCAATGGGCGGAGAGCTGCTGTTCACGATTTTGCTTCTGGGGCTGGGCGTCCGCGAGTTGAGTATGCCGCCGCACCAGTTGCCGGAAGTTCGCCGCCTGATCCGCGGCGTGCGACTTGAGCAGGCGCGGGCCGTGGCCGCCGAGGCGCTGCGGCTCGACACCGCCGCCGAGGTCGTCGCCCTGCTGGAATCGGCCCTGCGGCCGGCCGAAACGGCCGCCGCGGCCCCAGCCGGCTGA
- a CDS encoding HPr family phosphocarrier protein, producing the protein MIHETTVARRWIEIANSLGLHLRPADKFVKLALRYRSDVRVHYNGGDFNGKSILDLTSLAAECGSKLEVEARGPDAEEAVAALAALAEARFYEDDDGEPIADPPAAPVPEAEPPR; encoded by the coding sequence ATGATCCACGAAACGACCGTCGCCCGCCGCTGGATCGAGATCGCGAACAGTCTGGGCCTCCACCTGCGGCCCGCCGACAAGTTCGTGAAGCTCGCGTTGCGGTATCGGTCGGACGTGCGGGTCCACTACAACGGCGGCGACTTCAACGGCAAGAGCATCCTCGACCTGACCTCGCTGGCCGCGGAGTGCGGCTCAAAGCTGGAGGTCGAGGCCCGAGGGCCCGACGCCGAGGAAGCCGTGGCCGCCCTGGCCGCCCTGGCCGAAGCGCGGTTCTACGAGGACGACGACGGCGAACCGATCGCCGATCCGCCCGCGGCCCCCGTCCCCGAAGCGGAGCCTCCCCGATGA
- a CDS encoding PTS sugar transporter subunit IIA → MKLLDFVVRDSIIVDLKATTKEAAIREMVAGLNSAGQLADGDVESVIRAILNREELGSTGIGMGVAVPHTRHPTLQRLIGTVALSPQGVDFAALDGEPVDIFFLLVSPHNQPGDHLRALENISRHLKDERFVSFLRQSKSPQQVVEVLEEADGAAV, encoded by the coding sequence ATGAAGTTATTGGATTTCGTGGTCCGAGACAGCATTATTGTGGACCTCAAGGCCACGACGAAGGAAGCGGCGATCCGCGAGATGGTCGCCGGCCTCAACTCCGCCGGCCAGCTCGCCGACGGCGACGTGGAAAGCGTGATCCGAGCCATCCTGAACCGCGAGGAGCTGGGCTCCACGGGGATCGGCATGGGCGTAGCGGTCCCCCACACCCGCCATCCCACGCTTCAACGGCTGATCGGCACCGTGGCGCTGTCCCCCCAGGGGGTCGATTTCGCGGCCCTGGACGGCGAACCGGTCGACATCTTCTTCCTTCTGGTCTCCCCCCACAACCAACCGGGCGACCACCTTCGGGCGCTGGAAAACATCTCGCGGCACCTGAAGGACGAGCGCTTCGTCAGCTTCCTCCGGCAGTCGAAGTCGCCCCAGCAGGTCGTCGAGGTGCTTGAAGAGGCCGACGGGGCCGCCGTCTGA
- a CDS encoding HPF/RaiA family ribosome-associated protein: MQIKISTRHGELAPAQRERLEEKAGKLTKFGRLMSIEIATLQEKGVWNVEFQVSAEHKNDFVATETGPTLEAATDQCLHKIETQLRRYKEKIQNHKGDVPQSGGSARATGPEHPGEGD; encoded by the coding sequence GTGCAGATCAAGATCTCGACGCGACACGGCGAGCTGGCCCCTGCCCAGCGCGAGCGTCTGGAAGAGAAGGCGGGCAAGCTGACCAAATTCGGTCGGCTGATGTCGATCGAGATCGCGACCTTGCAGGAAAAGGGCGTCTGGAACGTGGAGTTCCAGGTGTCCGCCGAGCACAAGAACGACTTCGTGGCGACCGAGACGGGACCGACGCTGGAAGCTGCGACGGACCAGTGTCTGCATAAGATCGAGACTCAGCTCCGCCGCTATAAAGAAAAGATTCAGAACCACAAAGGCGACGTCCCCCAGAGCGGCGGCTCCGCGCGGGCGACCGGCCCGGAGCACCCCGGCGAGGGGGACTGA
- a CDS encoding PadR family transcriptional regulator has translation MCGRHRHGHGHGHGHGRHRHGHEHGGFGRGPGWGFGEGPRARRGDVKFFILEVLADGPRHGYDVIAAMEAKSGGRYRPSPGSVYPTLQLLEEGGFATSETVDGKRVYTITDAGRALLQEKKAPAAEPERPEAEDLRGAFMQLAQAVRQAASVTPSEQHAQIREILVNARREVYKLLAAAD, from the coding sequence ATGTGCGGACGGCATCGACACGGACACGGACACGGGCACGGACACGGACGGCATCGCCACGGACATGAGCACGGCGGCTTCGGCCGGGGACCGGGCTGGGGATTCGGAGAGGGCCCGCGGGCGCGCCGGGGGGACGTCAAGTTCTTCATTCTTGAGGTGCTGGCCGACGGCCCGAGGCACGGCTATGACGTGATCGCGGCGATGGAGGCCAAGAGCGGCGGCCGTTATCGCCCGAGCCCCGGCTCGGTTTACCCGACGCTCCAGCTCCTGGAGGAAGGCGGCTTCGCAACTTCGGAGACGGTCGACGGCAAGCGCGTTTACACGATCACGGACGCCGGCCGCGCCTTGCTTCAGGAGAAGAAGGCTCCCGCAGCCGAGCCCGAGCGTCCCGAGGCCGAAGACCTTCGTGGGGCGTTCATGCAACTCGCCCAGGCGGTCCGTCAGGCCGCCAGCGTCACGCCGTCGGAGCAGCATGCCCAGATTCGCGAGATCCTCGTCAACGCTCGTCGCGAGGTCTATAAGCTCCTGGCCGCGGCCGACTGA
- a CDS encoding PEP-CTERM sorting domain-containing protein, translating to MVKTVRFRSLFVLTALVLGGAAPARAAFISGSLGLADFETKINTNALATATTFTLGGLLTNGNTTGDFAPVPTQTSFGSGSFTLSGTPALVIGGGNIGVFTETLAPILTSTSIVNGVVTGVTYFITGTFTPGSLVGGGAVQPASLTVSFTQTGGPGNSISASATLNVNGGNRDLVPEPGSLVMLGVGLAGLAGASAHRRGRGRTTPLA from the coding sequence ATGGTGAAAACCGTCCGCTTTCGTTCCCTGTTCGTTCTCACCGCCCTTGTTCTTGGGGGGGCAGCGCCAGCCAGGGCTGCGTTCATCTCAGGCTCTTTGGGTCTCGCCGACTTCGAAACCAAGATCAACACAAACGCCCTGGCCACCGCGACCACCTTCACCCTCGGCGGTTTGCTCACCAACGGCAACACCACCGGGGACTTCGCACCCGTGCCGACGCAAACCTCGTTCGGGAGCGGTTCTTTCACTCTGAGTGGAACGCCCGCCCTGGTGATCGGCGGAGGCAACATCGGCGTCTTCACGGAGACGCTCGCGCCGATCTTAACGTCGACCTCGATCGTGAACGGGGTGGTGACGGGGGTGACGTACTTCATCACCGGAACCTTCACGCCCGGTTCCCTGGTCGGAGGCGGTGCGGTTCAGCCGGCCTCGCTGACGGTCTCGTTCACGCAGACCGGCGGTCCCGGAAATTCGATCTCGGCCTCGGCAACCCTGAATGTCAACGGCGGCAACAGGGACCTGGTCCCTGAGCCTGGCTCCCTGGTGATGCTCGGGGTGGGGCTGGCCGGCCTCGCGGGGGCCTCGGCCCATCGGCGAGGCCGCGGCAGGACGACGCCCCTCGCGTGA
- a CDS encoding carbohydrate porin: MGRPAIRAGILTAWLIVGVGGIPQAAGQDLPEGSAYQPSTPARAVSTYDRDQETPKAPATPAPAVDPYPQGPSTERFLLGDFFGARPTWEDRGLSFFTSFTQFEQGVASGGLEQAFRWGGKFDMLAHVDSGKAGLWEGGTFDLFAESRLGQSIDGFAGVYSPTNLAMFFPVPDAQITAITGLKFTQAITERSGIFFGKLNALNGDREKFLKYPLTSRFWNGAFNFNMALDRYPYSTLGAGGYSTPIDGTDLAFLVLDSHNAPTTSGFENLGRNGVFMYAEAKQKIELFGLPGKHVFAGLFGTGSFTDLAPASFITLPYTLTPSPKKAGTWTVLWNFEQRLIADPDDPDRGLGLYVQLGLGDGNPNPVRGFASAALCGNSPIPGRDGDLLGVGWYGLGLSSYAKDQWPGARNENGVELFYNMRIRPGCHLTPDLQFIRPGLAPVDEAVVFGLRMKLDF, encoded by the coding sequence ATGGGTCGCCCCGCGATTCGCGCCGGGATCCTGACGGCCTGGCTCATCGTCGGAGTGGGTGGGATCCCCCAGGCTGCCGGGCAGGATCTCCCCGAGGGGAGCGCCTATCAGCCTTCCACGCCGGCTCGCGCGGTTTCGACGTATGATCGAGACCAGGAGACGCCCAAAGCGCCAGCCACCCCCGCGCCGGCCGTGGATCCGTACCCACAGGGCCCGTCGACGGAGCGGTTCTTGCTCGGGGACTTCTTCGGGGCCCGGCCCACATGGGAGGACCGCGGCCTTTCGTTCTTCACGTCGTTCACGCAGTTCGAGCAGGGGGTGGCCTCGGGAGGGCTCGAGCAGGCGTTCCGCTGGGGAGGCAAGTTCGACATGCTCGCCCATGTCGACAGCGGCAAGGCGGGCCTGTGGGAAGGCGGGACGTTCGACCTGTTCGCCGAGTCGAGGCTGGGGCAGTCGATCGACGGCTTCGCCGGGGTGTATTCGCCGACGAACCTGGCGATGTTCTTCCCCGTCCCCGACGCTCAGATCACGGCCATCACCGGGTTGAAGTTCACCCAGGCGATCACCGAGCGGTCGGGGATCTTCTTCGGGAAGCTGAACGCGCTCAACGGCGATCGCGAGAAGTTCCTGAAGTACCCCCTGACCTCGCGGTTCTGGAACGGGGCGTTCAACTTCAACATGGCGCTCGACCGCTATCCGTACTCGACGCTCGGCGCGGGGGGGTACTCCACCCCGATCGACGGGACGGACCTGGCGTTTCTGGTCCTCGATTCCCACAACGCGCCGACCACCAGCGGTTTCGAGAACCTGGGTCGCAACGGCGTCTTCATGTACGCGGAGGCGAAGCAGAAGATCGAACTCTTCGGCCTGCCCGGCAAGCACGTCTTCGCCGGGCTCTTCGGGACGGGGTCGTTCACCGACCTGGCGCCGGCGTCGTTCATTACGCTCCCGTACACGCTCACGCCCTCGCCGAAGAAGGCGGGGACGTGGACGGTCCTCTGGAACTTCGAGCAGCGGCTGATCGCCGATCCCGACGACCCCGACCGCGGCCTGGGCTTGTACGTCCAGTTGGGGCTGGGCGACGGCAACCCGAACCCGGTCCGGGGATTCGCGAGCGCCGCGCTCTGCGGCAATAGCCCGATCCCGGGCCGTGACGGCGACTTATTGGGCGTCGGCTGGTACGGTCTGGGGCTCAGCTCATACGCCAAGGATCAATGGCCTGGGGCCCGCAACGAGAACGGCGTCGAGTTGTTCTACAACATGCGGATCCGCCCTGGCTGTCACCTCACGCCCGACCTCCAGTTCATCCGACCCGGCCTCGCCCCGGTGGACGAGGCCGTGGTCTTCGGCCTGCGGATGAAGCTGGACTTCTGA